TTTTCTAGATTTACAAATGGACGTTTTTCAACAAGAACAAACAAACTATGTAGAACGTCTAAGTGCCATTATGAAACGAATTAGAAGTATTAATTCCGACGCGCCGATTTTATTTATTGGTCTTTATAATCCTCTATTAGAGAATTTTCAATCGGTAACGGAAATTGATCAAATTGTGCAAAGGTGGAATGGGGCAAGTGAAGATACGGTCCTTAAAGATGATGACACAACCTTTGTACCAGTGTATGAATTGTTTAATTCTGTAGATGAAAACTTGTTTTTTGATGATGGCTTTCATCCAAATGATCAAGGATACGAACTGATGGCGAGGCAGATTCAATATCGGTTGAAGCAGGATGAGTTAGTAGAAGAAATCCCATTTGAATAGTTCATATACGAGTGAACTTCCGTTTGATAGAATAATAGGTACAATCGTTAGAGTAAAGGAAAATGACAATGAATCGATTTATGAAGCTAATCCTCATCTCGTTAATGCTCCTAGTATTTGTGGGAGCGGGCGCCTTAACCTATGTCTATTTTAAGGATGATCCAGAGCTAACGGACTCACTCCCTGTGAGTGATGAAATAAAGGAAACCTTTCATGATGAAGAACCCATTCCTCAGAAAGTACCAGATAATGTGCGGATTGTTGGTCTTGGTGATTCCTTAACAAAAGGCGTCGGTGACCAAGAAAAAAAGGGATATATCGGTTACGTAAGTGATTATTATTTTGAAAATGAACAGAATGCAAAGGTTACACTAGATAACTATGCGATAACTGGTAGTGAAACGGAAGATCTCATAAAAAGGTTAGAAGAGAATGAAGTCCAAAACGGTGTCAAAAAAGCGGATTATATCTTCTTAACGATCGGTGGAAATGATTTGTTTGGTGTTGTTAAAAATCATTTCATGAATCTTGATCAACAATATTTTTCTCTTCAAGAAAAGATTTATTTAGAAAATTTGACGACGATATTAGATAAGCTTAGAAGTTTAAATGGTGATGCACCAATTTATTTTACAGGTTTATTCAATCCGTTCTCAAAAGCTTTTGGGGATATTCCAGAAATGAATGAAATTGTAGACGATTGGAATGATGGTAGCCAATTAACTGTTTCAAATTATCCTGAAGTTACATTTGTTCCAGTTGCCGATCTCTTCCTTGAGAGTGATGAGAACCTTCTATATGAAGATGCCTTTCATCCAAATGAAGATGGGTATCATTTAATGGGGGATCGGATTGTCTCTTATTTAGAAGAAAACAATGTGGCATTTAATCAATAAAGGTAGGGAACCATTTATGGATACGGTAGAAAAGTTTGAACAGCAATACGTAGCCCTCGCTCAACAGTACGAAGTGTCGGAAGTGATGACACCAAAATCAAAGCTCATCTTCATACTAGAGTCTCCTCACGTTTCTGAAGTGAAAAATGGTGTGCCGGTCGCAGGACCTTCAGGAGCTACAATGTCAAAAAAGCTATTTGGTCCGGAGTATTCACATCCACTCGGCCTCTTGCTGAAGAAACATCAGGAAGAAAGTATGGAAAGGCCATCGCTTGACGTTGTGGGATTGCTTAACGTATGCAATATTCCGATGCAATCGAAACCATATGCTGAGAGTGATCGAAATGCTAACAGTGAATTACTTGAACACTTAAGTAAAATCCGCACATCTAATCAAAAGACTCCTTTTAAAGATAATGAGTTACTAGCTGTGCAGCAGCTTATATTAGAAAAGTTT
The sequence above is drawn from the Pseudalkalibacillus hwajinpoensis genome and encodes:
- a CDS encoding uracil-DNA glycosylase family protein, producing MDTVEKFEQQYVALAQQYEVSEVMTPKSKLIFILESPHVSEVKNGVPVAGPSGATMSKKLFGPEYSHPLGLLLKKHQEESMERPSLDVVGLLNVCNIPMQSKPYAESDRNANSELLEHLSKIRTSNQKTPFKDNELLAVQQLILEKFRNRLKAISDRELTIIPCGRFAQKFFQLANVSSEKWTVIMDVPHPSYNSWSRERYQDAINNVLDEFNRHKI
- a CDS encoding SGNH/GDSL hydrolase family protein; its protein translation is MNRFMKLILISLMLLVFVGAGALTYVYFKDDPELTDSLPVSDEIKETFHDEEPIPQKVPDNVRIVGLGDSLTKGVGDQEKKGYIGYVSDYYFENEQNAKVTLDNYAITGSETEDLIKRLEENEVQNGVKKADYIFLTIGGNDLFGVVKNHFMNLDQQYFSLQEKIYLENLTTILDKLRSLNGDAPIYFTGLFNPFSKAFGDIPEMNEIVDDWNDGSQLTVSNYPEVTFVPVADLFLESDENLLYEDAFHPNEDGYHLMGDRIVSYLEENNVAFNQ